A DNA window from Balneolaceae bacterium contains the following coding sequences:
- a CDS encoding GWxTD domain-containing protein, whose amino-acid sequence MVALLIALLLSFTPVSTATGPDPPTAQQLFEEGLEAEERGDYKEALDIWLSAKVELDHPSLRVGRNYIRLATEQGMEDYYQAASAMYQWGLSGEDVTFQKEHVMAELAYLEPLLGDDRQAEWNRLLEDNDPALLERMTRWWSSVDPTPATPYNERLVEHWQRIAYAREHYTRGDGSVYGTDDRGVAYVRYGEPERKFADTFSISGQDASRLTNELLTGLGTSPGEPFARAMKNAVRQLFIPPPRYEVWVYEGQYLGTRDNVLQLFGEVQGGPFRQVSTLDELIPNSAFTLSSRFAYQGMGGAVDYPINPAMLLQYLVYRDAVGMDPILSRNFSRLQRELFRYSGGPRGNPPGKHYPQIAQQRHVHDARERAKEAPEEASTITKDLGDIPLEVHQYRLLGEAGGPVFATFLESRPQQRFLEDLAANQDSMFAGLSDSAQVRAMLGSYQLFHGVRLQGPDGRTLSGTRYRPPLRIDGSDMQVASGSAFTIPFAGDSAEQVFYAELHNRNPKSAPQVETPFPEHLRGLGRLTVPQPEPLDPDPSKLQMGDLILGYALKDSASAGSFLPFVVANDKQIPEGQELALHVEVYHLQENAEGIRDFSLDYEIRPVNFLGWTRERQDQLSLTLNFEQAEARFTEDLSIKAAGLEPGRYVLRMRATDHTGGQEAYREIEFEVVEAEEG is encoded by the coding sequence ATGGTAGCCCTACTCATTGCCCTCCTCCTTTCCTTTACTCCTGTTTCCACGGCCACTGGGCCAGATCCCCCCACCGCGCAGCAACTCTTCGAAGAAGGCCTGGAGGCCGAAGAGCGCGGCGACTACAAGGAGGCCCTGGACATTTGGCTTTCGGCCAAGGTGGAGCTGGACCACCCGAGCCTGCGGGTGGGCCGCAATTACATCCGCCTGGCCACCGAGCAGGGGATGGAGGACTACTACCAGGCCGCCTCGGCGATGTACCAGTGGGGGCTATCCGGGGAGGACGTAACCTTCCAGAAAGAGCATGTCATGGCCGAGCTGGCCTACCTGGAGCCGCTGCTGGGCGATGATCGGCAGGCCGAGTGGAACCGGCTGCTGGAAGACAATGACCCGGCGCTGCTGGAGCGGATGACCCGGTGGTGGAGCTCGGTGGACCCGACGCCGGCCACGCCCTACAATGAGCGGCTGGTGGAGCACTGGCAGCGCATTGCCTACGCCCGCGAGCACTACACGAGAGGGGACGGCAGCGTCTACGGCACCGACGACCGGGGGGTGGCCTACGTGCGCTACGGGGAGCCCGAGCGCAAATTTGCCGACACGTTTAGTATTTCAGGTCAGGACGCCTCAAGATTGACCAATGAACTGTTGACTGGCTTGGGGACATCGCCAGGTGAGCCATTTGCCCGAGCCATGAAGAATGCGGTACGGCAGCTTTTCATCCCCCCACCCCGCTACGAGGTATGGGTGTACGAGGGGCAATACCTGGGCACTCGGGATAACGTGCTTCAACTCTTTGGGGAGGTGCAGGGCGGTCCCTTTCGGCAGGTGTCGACGCTGGATGAGCTCATCCCGAACTCTGCGTTTACCCTCTCTTCCCGATTTGCCTACCAGGGAATGGGCGGGGCCGTCGACTACCCCATCAACCCGGCCATGCTATTGCAGTATCTGGTGTACCGGGACGCAGTCGGGATGGATCCCATCCTGTCCCGAAACTTCAGTCGGTTGCAACGAGAGTTATTTCGTTATAGTGGAGGGCCTCGAGGAAATCCGCCTGGCAAGCACTACCCCCAAATCGCCCAGCAGCGCCATGTGCATGATGCACGCGAGCGCGCAAAAGAGGCCCCCGAGGAGGCCTCCACGATTACCAAGGACCTGGGCGATATCCCCCTGGAGGTCCACCAGTACCGGCTGCTGGGCGAGGCCGGCGGGCCGGTCTTTGCCACCTTCCTTGAGAGCCGCCCGCAGCAGCGGTTCCTGGAGGATCTTGCGGCCAACCAGGATTCGATGTTTGCCGGACTGAGCGACTCGGCCCAGGTGCGTGCCATGCTAGGCAGCTACCAGCTGTTCCACGGCGTGCGCCTGCAGGGACCCGACGGGCGCACGCTCTCGGGCACCCGCTACCGGCCGCCCCTGCGGATCGACGGGTCGGACATGCAGGTGGCCAGCGGCTCGGCCTTTACCATTCCCTTTGCCGGCGACAGCGCCGAACAGGTGTTCTACGCCGAGCTGCACAATCGCAACCCTAAAAGCGCGCCCCAAGTGGAGACGCCCTTCCCGGAGCATCTGCGCGGGCTGGGGCGGCTGACCGTCCCCCAGCCGGAGCCGCTGGACCCGGACCCCTCGAAGCTGCAGATGGGCGACCTGATCCTGGGCTACGCCCTGAAGGACAGCGCCTCTGCCGGGAGTTTCCTGCCCTTCGTGGTAGCGAATGACAAGCAGATCCCCGAAGGCCAGGAGCTGGCCCTGCACGTGGAGGTGTATCACCTGCAAGAAAATGCGGAAGGCATCCGCGACTTCAGCCTGGACTACGAAATCCGCCCGGTCAACTTCCTGGGGTGGACCCGGGAGCGGCAGGATCAGCTCAGCCTGACCCTGAACTTCGAGCAGGCCGAGGCCCGCTTCACCGAGGATCTGTCGATCAAGGCGGCGGGACTTGAGCCGGGACGGTACGTGCTTCGCATGCGGGCCACCGACCATACCGGCGGGCAGGAGGCCTACCGGGAAATAGAGTTTGAGGTGGTGGAGGCCGAAGAGGGGTAA
- a CDS encoding toxin-antitoxin system HicB family antitoxin — translation MSTLSLRLPDSLHKKLKELAEKEGVSMNQ, via the coding sequence ATGAGTACGCTAAGCCTAAGACTCCCCGACTCCCTACATAAAAAACTGAAAGAGCTTGCCGAGAAAGAAGGGGTATCCATGAATCAGTAA
- a CDS encoding GWxTD domain-containing protein, producing the protein MKSFLLVALLLACNLTAHAQQSLDDDPFEQGLQAEERGDYEEALTIWLSAKTRLDHPSLRVGRNYIRLATEQELEDYYAAASAMYRWGLSGEDVTLQKEPLEAELAYLEPLLDEERRAEWNRLLEAGDPALLEQMNRWWDARDPTPATPYNERLVEHWRRIAYARVNFTRGDGSAYGTDDRGITYVQYGEPERKFSDTFGISGQDAYNLTNQLLTAWRMDTDHTFARAMQNAVDQLFNPPPRYEVWIYEGRYLDMRQNMVKLFGEVQGGSFRHITALDELIPNSAYSLTSRYAYQGMSGDVDYPINPAMLLQYLVYQEAAGIDAILSQHYNQLQSRLMKANGGNPPGKQYAQIARQEHVHEARSRSNEAPGEASTNIKDLGVIPLEVHQYRLLDEQNRPVFATFMESRPQQRFLEDLSVNQDSMFAGLNEQEQIRVMVSSYELYHGVRLLGSDGRTLSGTRYQPTMSIDGSDMQTTSSSAFAIPYAGQQVSQQFYAELHNRHPASAPQYETAFPNHMRGLGRLTVPQPEPLDPDPSQLQMGDLIFGYALSDSASSDSFLPFVVANDRQVPEGEELALHVEVYHLQAGEEGIRDFSLDYEIRPVNFMGWTQERRDQLSLTLNFEQLESRFTENLSIKAAGLEPGRYVLRLQTTDRVSGQQVRREVEFEVTEAVEQESSGR; encoded by the coding sequence ATGAAAAGCTTTCTGCTCGTTGCCCTGCTGCTTGCGTGTAACCTCACAGCGCATGCTCAACAATCTCTGGACGATGACCCCTTCGAGCAGGGACTGCAGGCAGAAGAGCGGGGTGACTACGAAGAAGCGCTCACCATCTGGTTGTCGGCTAAAACCCGGCTGGACCACCCGAGCCTGCGGGTGGGCCGCAACTACATCCGCTTGGCGACCGAACAGGAGCTGGAGGACTACTACGCGGCGGCTTCGGCCATGTACCGGTGGGGGTTGTCGGGAGAGGACGTGACCCTGCAGAAAGAGCCCCTCGAGGCGGAGCTGGCCTACCTGGAACCGTTATTGGACGAGGAGCGGCGGGCCGAGTGGAACCGCCTGCTGGAGGCGGGCGACCCGGCGCTGCTTGAGCAGATGAACAGGTGGTGGGATGCCAGGGATCCAACGCCGGCTACCCCCTACAACGAGCGGCTGGTGGAACACTGGCGTCGGATTGCCTATGCCCGGGTGAACTTCACCCGGGGGGACGGGAGCGCCTATGGCACCGACGACCGGGGCATAACCTATGTGCAATACGGGGAGCCGGAGCGGAAATTTTCTGATACCTTCGGTATTTCAGGCCAGGATGCCTACAACTTGACCAACCAGCTTCTGACGGCCTGGAGGATGGACACGGACCATACCTTTGCCCGCGCCATGCAGAATGCGGTGGACCAGCTTTTTAATCCCCCGCCCCGCTACGAGGTATGGATCTACGAGGGCCGCTACCTTGATATGCGCCAGAACATGGTAAAGCTGTTCGGTGAGGTGCAAGGCGGTTCCTTCCGGCATATAACCGCACTGGACGAGCTTATTCCCAATTCCGCCTATTCCCTCACGTCTCGCTACGCCTACCAGGGAATGAGCGGTGACGTGGATTATCCCATTAATCCAGCCATGCTCCTGCAGTACCTGGTGTACCAGGAGGCGGCGGGAATAGATGCCATTCTCTCCCAGCATTACAACCAGCTGCAGTCCCGGCTGATGAAAGCCAATGGGGGCAATCCACCCGGGAAGCAGTACGCTCAGATTGCGCGGCAGGAGCATGTTCATGAGGCCCGGTCCCGCTCGAACGAGGCGCCCGGCGAGGCGTCGACCAACATCAAGGATCTGGGCGTAATTCCCTTGGAGGTACACCAGTATCGTCTGCTGGACGAGCAGAACCGGCCGGTGTTTGCCACATTTATGGAGAGCCGGCCGCAGCAGCGATTCCTGGAAGACCTCTCGGTCAACCAGGACTCTATGTTTGCCGGACTGAACGAGCAGGAGCAGATCCGCGTGATGGTCTCCAGCTACGAGCTCTATCACGGGGTCCGGCTTCTGGGATCGGACGGCCGCACGCTGTCGGGCACCCGTTACCAGCCGACCATGTCCATCGACGGGTCCGATATGCAGACCACCAGCAGTTCGGCCTTTGCGATTCCCTATGCCGGCCAGCAGGTGAGCCAGCAATTCTACGCCGAGCTTCACAACCGTCATCCGGCCAGTGCGCCCCAGTACGAAACCGCTTTTCCTAATCACATGCGGGGACTGGGCCGGTTGACCGTGCCCCAGCCGGAGCCGCTGGACCCCGACCCTTCACAGCTGCAGATGGGCGACCTGATATTCGGTTATGCTCTTTCCGACTCGGCTTCATCGGACAGTTTTCTTCCCTTTGTGGTCGCCAATGACCGACAGGTGCCGGAAGGCGAGGAGCTGGCCCTGCATGTGGAAGTGTATCATCTGCAGGCCGGAGAAGAGGGGATACGGGACTTCAGCCTGGACTACGAAATACGGCCCGTAAATTTCATGGGGTGGACCCAGGAGCGGCGAGACCAGCTGAGTCTTACGCTGAATTTCGAGCAGTTGGAATCACGGTTTACCGAAAATCTGTCCATCAAGGCCGCGGGTCTGGAGCCGGGCCGCTACGTGCTGCGGTTGCAGACGACCGACCGGGTAAGCGGGCAGCAGGTCCGACGTGAGGTGGAGTTCGAAGTTACCGAAGCCGTGGAACAGGAGTCTTCCGGGCGTTAG
- a CDS encoding Arc family DNA-binding protein, whose amino-acid sequence MPSITVKNIPEDIYGKVKEQAAAHHRSINSEIIACLVKSVTSTRPTPETIRQQARRARAIARGSLSAEEIRKAIEEGRA is encoded by the coding sequence ATGCCCAGCATAACTGTCAAAAATATACCTGAAGATATCTACGGGAAGGTGAAGGAACAAGCTGCCGCTCATCACCGGAGCATCAACAGCGAAATCATCGCCTGCCTGGTAAAGAGCGTCACTTCTACCAGACCTACTCCAGAAACCATTCGCCAACAGGCACGGAGGGCTCGTGCGATTGCCAGGGGAAGTCTATCTGCGGAAGAGATCAGAAAAGCCATTGAGGAGGGACGCGCATGA
- a CDS encoding 6-bladed beta-propeller produces MIFAVVAGCSSGVEHDNRKVNETIVYPEVEVAIDSEGTIDGIRRPLGVIHELRIDENKNMYISDKSRLTIHKFDSTGTFIRGIGSRGRGAGEFMDVNDFQIIQAADGEYQLMVVDGINRIISTFTPEGEVGNSYYPISPVFPRGNFLPVLGNNETRYLFLYKLYDEAEDSDCLFHLYNSEYQKISCFGSYENLKYSSSVDFNYLSQGKPGHFVFDDEQNLYLTPFLYAGTLYRYKYLPEDGTWIFDTEIEGYQALQIDPLREKEEPFNYQLSYRGQTLFGRIINRSLGLFRKENRTYHFVSYTNNGDTNIGLEIFDTNDKLVSFATIPSLVENDSDSITLNRVLALDKTGHFYFVGEDSTMQKVYRASLTLD; encoded by the coding sequence GTGATATTTGCAGTTGTTGCAGGCTGCAGTAGTGGCGTGGAACACGATAATCGAAAAGTGAATGAAACGATAGTATATCCCGAAGTTGAAGTGGCGATTGATAGTGAAGGGACTATTGATGGTATAAGAAGACCATTGGGGGTCATTCATGAGTTACGGATTGATGAAAACAAAAATATGTATATTTCTGATAAGTCCAGATTAACGATACACAAGTTTGACAGCACGGGTACATTTATTAGGGGCATTGGAAGTCGTGGCAGAGGGGCAGGGGAATTTATGGATGTCAATGACTTCCAAATCATTCAGGCAGCGGACGGCGAGTACCAACTAATGGTAGTAGATGGGATCAATCGCATTATATCTACCTTTACTCCGGAGGGGGAGGTCGGTAATTCATACTATCCGATAAGTCCTGTATTTCCACGGGGAAATTTCTTGCCGGTACTTGGTAACAATGAAACCAGGTATCTTTTCTTATATAAACTGTACGATGAAGCTGAGGATAGTGACTGTCTGTTCCATCTTTATAACTCTGAATATCAAAAGATTAGTTGCTTCGGCAGCTATGAGAATTTGAAGTATAGTTCATCTGTTGATTTTAACTATCTGTCGCAAGGCAAGCCGGGGCACTTTGTATTTGATGATGAGCAGAACTTGTATCTTACTCCCTTTCTCTATGCCGGAACCCTTTACAGGTACAAGTATCTGCCGGAAGATGGGACCTGGATATTTGACACTGAGATCGAGGGATATCAGGCGCTGCAAATTGACCCTTTAAGGGAAAAAGAAGAACCGTTTAATTATCAGTTGTCCTATCGTGGTCAAACATTATTTGGGAGAATTATAAATAGGAGTCTTGGATTATTCAGGAAAGAAAATAGGACGTATCATTTTGTCAGTTATACCAATAATGGAGATACAAATATTGGATTAGAAATATTTGATACTAACGATAAATTGGTATCATTTGCAACCATCCCCTCATTGGTTGAGAATGATAGCGATTCAATTACCTTAAATAGAGTATTGGCTCTTGATAAAACAGGTCATTTTTATTTTGTGGGAGAAGATAGTACCATGCAGAAGGTATACCGAGCGTCTTTGACACTTGATTAA
- a CDS encoding GWxTD domain-containing protein, with translation MVVLLIALLLPFTPVSTATGPDPPTAQQLFEEGLEAEERGDYKEALDIWLSAKVELDHPSLRVGRNYIRLATEQGMEDYYQAASAMYQWGLSGEDVTFQKEHVMAELAYLEPLLGEDQQAEWNRLLEDNDPALLERMTRWWSSVDPTPATPYNERLVEHWQRIAYAREHYTRGDGSVYGTDDRGVAYVRYGEPERKFADTFSISGQDASSLTNQLLAAWGMGGGYSFARAMKNAVRQLFIPPPRYEVWVYEGQYLGTRDNVLQLFGEVQGGPFRQVSTLDELIPNSAFTLSSRFAYQGMGGAVDYPINPAMLLQYLVYREMIGMDPILSRNFSRLDRELFRYNGGNPPGKHYPQIAQQRHVHDARERAKEAPEEASTITKDLGDIPLEVHQYRLLGEAGGPVFATFLESRPQQRFLEDLAANQDSMFAGLSDSAQVRAMLGSYQLFHGVRLQGPDGRTLSGTRYRPPLRIDGSDMQVASGSAFTIPFAGDSAEQVFYAELHNRNPKSAPQVETPFPDHLRGLGRLTVPQPEPLDPDPSKLQMGDLILGYALKDSASAGSFLPFVVANDKQIPEGQELALHVEVYHLQENAEGIRDFSLDYEIRPVNFLGWTRERQDQLSLTLNFEQAEARFTEDLSIKAAGLEPGRYVLRMRATDHTGGQEAYREIEFEVVEAEESGQAN, from the coding sequence ATGGTAGTCCTACTCATTGCCCTCCTTCTTCCCTTTACTCCTGTTTCCACGGCCACTGGGCCAGATCCCCCCACCGCGCAGCAACTCTTCGAAGAAGGCCTGGAGGCCGAAGAGCGCGGCGACTACAAGGAGGCCCTGGACATTTGGCTTTCGGCCAAGGTGGAGCTGGACCACCCGAGCCTGCGGGTGGGCCGCAACTACATCCGCCTGGCCACCGAGCAGGGGATGGAGGACTACTACCAGGCCGCCTCGGCGATGTACCAGTGGGGACTATCCGGGGAGGACGTAACCTTCCAAAAAGAGCATGTCATGGCCGAGCTGGCCTACCTGGAGCCGCTGCTGGGCGAAGATCAGCAAGCCGAGTGGAACCGGCTGCTGGAAGACAATGACCCGGCGCTGCTGGAGCGGATGACCCGGTGGTGGAGCTCGGTAGACCCGACGCCGGCCACGCCCTACAATGAGCGGCTGGTGGAGCACTGGCAGCGCATTGCCTACGCCCGCGAGCACTACACGAGAGGGGACGGCAGCGTCTACGGCACCGACGACCGGGGGGTGGCCTACGTGCGCTACGGGGAGCCCGAGCGCAAATTTGCCGACACGTTTAGTATTTCAGGTCAGGACGCCTCAAGTTTGACCAATCAATTGTTGGCTGCTTGGGGCATGGGGGGAGGCTATTCTTTTGCCCGTGCCATGAAGAATGCGGTACGGCAGCTTTTCATCCCCCCACCCCGCTACGAGGTATGGGTGTACGAGGGTCAATACCTGGGCACGCGGGATAACGTGCTTCAACTCTTTGGAGAGGTACAGGGCGGTCCCTTTCGGCAGGTGTCGACGCTGGATGAGCTCATCCCGAACTCTGCGTTTACCCTCTCTTCCCGATTTGCCTACCAGGGAATGGGCGGGGCCGTCGACTACCCCATCAACCCGGCCATGTTGTTGCAGTATCTAGTGTACAGGGAGATGATCGGAATGGATCCCATCTTGTCCCGAAACTTCAGCCGGTTGGATAGAGAGCTATTCCGATACAATGGGGGTAACCCTCCGGGCAAGCACTACCCCCAAATCGCCCAGCAGCGCCATGTGCATGATGCACGCGAGCGCGCAAAAGAGGCCCCCGAGGAGGCCTCCACGATTACCAAGGACCTGGGCGATATCCCCCTGGAGGTCCACCAGTACCGGCTGCTGGGCGAGGCCGGCGGGCCGGTCTTTGCCACCTTCCTTGAGAGCCGCCCGCAGCAGCGGTTCCTGGAGGATCTTGCGGCCAACCAGGATTCGATGTTTGCCGGACTGAGCGACTCGGCCCAGGTGCGTGCCATGCTAGGCAGCTACCAGCTGTTCCACGGCGTGCGCCTGCAGGGACCCGACGGGCGCACGCTCTCGGGCACCCGCTACCGGCCGCCCCTGCGGATCGACGGGTCGGACATGCAGGTGGCCAGCGGCTCGGCCTTTACCATTCCCTTTGCCGGCGACAGCGCCGAACAGGTGTTCTACGCCGAGCTGCACAATCGCAACCCCAAAAGCGCGCCCCAGGTGGAGACGCCCTTCCCGGATCATCTGCGGGGCCTGGGGCGGCTGACCGTCCCCCAGCCGGAGCCGCTGGACCCGGACCCCTCGAAGCTGCAGATGGGCGACCTGATCCTGGGCTACGCCCTGAAGGACAGCGCCTCTGCCGGGAGTTTCCTGCCCTTCGTGGTAGCGAATGACAAGCAGATCCCCGAAGGCCAGGAGCTGGCCCTGCACGTGGAGGTGTATCACCTGCAAGAAAATGCGGAAGGCATCCGCGACTTCAGCCTGGACTACGAAATCCGCCCGGTCAACTTCCTGGGGTGGACCCGGGAGCGGCAGGATCAGCTCAGCCTGACCCTGAACTTCGAGCAGGCCGAGGCCCGCTTCACCGAGGATCTGTCGATCAAGGCGGCGGGACTTGAGCCGGGACGGTACGTGCTGCGCATGCGGGCCACCGACCATACCGGCGGGCAGGAGGCCTACCGGGAAATAGAGTTTGAGGTGGTGGAGGCCGAGGAATCCGGGCAGGCCAATTAG
- a CDS encoding helix-turn-helix domain-containing protein produces MGEKNIKQSIEILENDLSTIRGVSTWAEECGYENPKNFYRHFIKRYQLPPKKAHLQIKMKRALHLLKEYPDKKCHFVAIEIGHSGQNSLNAFLNNQIRMSPRAYRSLNTHTRQQVYEEWKQKVDILKSRAKE; encoded by the coding sequence ATGGGCGAGAAGAACATTAAGCAATCCATCGAGATCCTGGAAAATGATTTGTCGACTATCCGCGGGGTAAGTACGTGGGCCGAAGAATGCGGATATGAAAATCCCAAGAACTTTTACCGGCACTTTATAAAGCGGTATCAACTCCCTCCCAAAAAAGCGCACCTGCAAATAAAGATGAAACGGGCCCTGCATCTTTTAAAGGAGTATCCCGACAAAAAGTGTCATTTTGTTGCCATCGAAATCGGCCATAGCGGACAAAACAGTCTGAACGCGTTTTTGAACAATCAAATTAGGATGAGTCCCCGCGCCTATCGCAGCCTGAACACTCATACCCGGCAACAAGTATATGAGGAGTGGAAACAGAAAGTGGATATTCTGAAATCGAGAGCGAAAGAATAA
- a CDS encoding GWxTD domain-containing protein — MTVFLIVLLLTFTHAPGTTLPDPPTAQQLFEEGLEAEERGDYKEALDIWLSAKVELDHPSLRVGRNYIRLATEQGMEDYYQAASAMYQWGLSGEDVTFQKEHVMAELAYLEPLLGEDQQAEWNRLLEDNDPALLERMTRWWSSVDPTPATPYNERLVEHWQRIAYAREHYTRGDGSVYGTDDRGVAYVRYGEPERKFADTFSISGQDASRLTNQLLVAWNRPPNETFARAMENAVRQLFIPPPRYEVWIYEGQYLGTQDNMLQLFGEVQGGSFQQISALDELIPNSAFTLTSRHAYQGLFGSTDLRINPAMLLQQMIYKEVASMDPIFARDFMQLDQKLHKYNGVGLPPGPGKHYPQIAQQRHVHDARERAKEAPEEASTITKDLGDIPLEVHQYRLLGEAGGPVFATFLESRPQQRFLEDLAANQDSMFAGLSDSAQVRAMLGSYQLFHGVRLQGPDGRTLSGTRYRPTLRIDGSDMQVASGSAFTIPFAGDSAEQVFYAELHNRNPKSAPQVETPFPDHLRGLGRLTVPQPEPLDPDPSKLQMGDLILGYALKDSASAGSFLPFVVANDKQIPEGQELALHVEVYHLQENAEGIRDFSLDYEIRPVNFLGWTRERQDQLSLTLNFEQAEARFTEDLSIKAAGLEPGRYVLRMRATDHTGGQEANREIEFEVVEAEESGQAN; from the coding sequence ATGACTGTTTTTCTCATTGTCCTCCTTCTTACCTTCACGCATGCTCCCGGAACCACGTTGCCGGATCCCCCTACCGCGCAGCAACTCTTCGAAGAAGGCCTGGAGGCCGAAGAGCGCGGCGACTACAAGGAGGCCCTGGACATTTGGCTTTCGGCCAAGGTGGAGCTGGACCACCCGAGCCTGCGGGTGGGCCGCAACTACATACGCCTGGCCACCGAGCAGGGGATGGAGGACTACTACCAGGCCGCCTCGGCGATGTACCAGTGGGGACTATCCGGGGAGGACGTAACCTTCCAAAAAGAGCATGTCATGGCCGAGCTGGCCTACCTGGAGCCGCTGCTGGGCGAAGATCAGCAAGCCGAGTGGAACCGGCTGCTGGAAGACAATGACCCGGCGCTGCTGGAGCGGATGACCCGGTGGTGGAGCTCGGTAGACCCGACGCCGGCCACGCCCTACAATGAGCGGCTGGTGGAGCACTGGCAGCGCATTGCCTACGCCCGCGAGCACTACACGAGAGGGGACGGCAGCGTCTACGGCACCGACGACCGGGGGGTGGCCTACGTGCGCTACGGGGAGCCCGAGCGCAAATTTGCCGACACGTTTAGTATTTCAGGTCAGGACGCCTCACGTTTGACCAATCAACTCTTAGTGGCTTGGAATCGTCCCCCAAATGAAACCTTTGCGCGTGCTATGGAGAACGCGGTACGGCAGCTTTTCATCCCCCCGCCCCGCTATGAGGTATGGATTTATGAGGGTCAATACCTGGGCACGCAGGATAACATGCTTCAACTCTTTGGAGAGGTACAGGGCGGTTCCTTTCAGCAGATATCGGCGCTGGATGAGCTTATACCAAATTCCGCGTTTACTCTTACTTCAAGACATGCTTACCAAGGACTGTTTGGGTCAACCGATTTAAGAATCAATCCAGCTATGCTCCTGCAGCAAATGATATATAAAGAAGTAGCATCTATGGATCCCATATTTGCTCGAGATTTTATGCAGCTTGACCAAAAATTGCACAAATACAATGGGGTTGGTCTGCCACCGGGGCCTGGCAAGCACTACCCCCAAATCGCCCAGCAGCGCCATGTGCATGATGCACGCGAGCGCGCAAAAGAGGCCCCCGAGGAGGCCTCCACGATTACCAAGGACCTGGGCGATATCCCCCTGGAGGTCCACCAGTACCGGCTGCTGGGCGAGGCCGGCGGGCCGGTCTTTGCCACCTTCCTTGAGAGCCGCCCGCAGCAGCGGTTCCTGGAGGATCTTGCGGCCAACCAGGATTCGATGTTTGCCGGACTGAGCGACTCGGCCCAGGTGCGTGCCATGCTAGGCAGCTACCAGCTGTTCCACGGCGTGCGCCTGCAGGGACCCGACGGGCGCACCCTCTCGGGCACCCGCTACCGGCCGACGCTGCGGATCGACGGGTCGGACATGCAGGTGGCCAGCGGCTCGGCCTTTACCATTCCCTTTGCCGGCGACAGCGCCGAACAGGTGTTCTACGCCGAGCTGCACAATCGCAACCCCAAAAGCGCGCCCCAGGTGGAGACGCCCTTCCCGGATCATCTGCGGGGCCTGGGGCGGCTGACCGTCCCCCAGCCGGAGCCGCTGGACCCGGACCCCTCGAAGCTGCAGATGGGCGACCTGATCCTGGGCTACGCCCTGAAGGACAGCGCCTCTGCCGGGAGTTTCCTGCCCTTCGTGGTAGCGAATGACAAGCAGATCCCCGAAGGCCAGGAGCTGGCCCTGCACGTGGAGGTGTATCACCTGCAAGAAAATGCGGAAGGCATCCGCGACTTCAGCCTGGACTACGAAATCCGCCCGGTCAACTTCCTGGGGTGGACCCGGGAGCGGCAGGATCAGCTCAGCCTGACCCTGAACTTCGAGCAGGCCGAGGCCCGCTTCACCGAGGATCTGTCGATCAAGGCGGCGGGACTTGAGCCGGGCCGCTATGTGCTGCGCATGCGGGCCACCGACCATACCGGTGGGCAGGAGGCCAACCGGGAAATAGAGTTTGAGGTGGTGGAGGCCGAGGAATCCGGGCAGGCTAATTAG
- a CDS encoding YtxH domain-containing protein, with protein sequence MSRSKDFTLGLLSGALIGSVVALLYAPDKGSNTRDVISYRLSNYMDELSHLIDKLSHEKEAISDAKRKGDEVVEDARQRAEDLIQEAEDLLGNIEEAKESNKSGEKAKN encoded by the coding sequence ATGAGCAGATCAAAAGATTTTACGCTCGGACTGCTTTCCGGCGCCCTCATCGGCTCCGTCGTCGCCCTTCTCTACGCGCCCGACAAGGGCAGCAACACCCGCGACGTTATCTCCTACCGGCTCAGCAACTACATGGACGAGCTCTCCCACCTTATCGACAAGCTCTCCCATGAGAAGGAGGCCATCTCCGATGCCAAGCGTAAAGGCGACGAGGTGGTGGAGGACGCGCGCCAGCGCGCCGAAGACCTCATCCAGGAGGCGGAGGACCTGCTGGGCAACATCGAAGAGGCCAAGGAGTCGAACAAGAGCGGGGAAAAGGCTAAAAACTAA